One window from the genome of Deltaproteobacteria bacterium encodes:
- a CDS encoding GatB/YqeY domain-containing protein — MASEAQIQADLSAAMKGRDMTKVYVLRGVLAAVKNLKVEKMIKEVPEVEVAALIRKEVNKRIEAAGFAAKSGRDELVEQNRAEQAVLEAYLPAQLDAAALEAVIRDLAAELGTTAIGPIMAQLKQRYAGQYDGKLASELARKLS, encoded by the coding sequence ATGGCCAGCGAAGCGCAGATCCAAGCCGACCTCAGCGCGGCCATGAAAGGCCGCGACATGACCAAGGTGTACGTGCTTCGTGGAGTGTTGGCCGCGGTCAAGAATTTGAAAGTCGAAAAGATGATCAAGGAAGTGCCGGAGGTGGAGGTAGCTGCCTTGATCCGCAAAGAGGTCAACAAACGCATCGAAGCCGCCGGCTTTGCCGCCAAGAGTGGCCGGGACGAGTTGGTGGAGCAGAATCGGGCCGAGCAAGCAGTGCTCGAAGCCTACCTGCCGGCACAATTGGACGCGGCCGCACTCGAGGCGGTGATCCGCGATCTGGCCGCAGAACTCGGTACCACCGCCATCGGCCCGATCATGGCACAGCTCAAGCAACGCTACGCCGGCCAATACGACGGCAAGCTGGCGAGCGAACTAGCGCGCAAGCTGAGCTGA